A window from Malassezia japonica chromosome 1, complete sequence encodes these proteins:
- a CDS encoding uncharacterized protein (COG:C; EggNog:ENOG503NX3C), protein MSSQIPTHTNALIVKGKGQTAVQQVDTPQPNDKQILVQVHNVALNPTDWAHIDFFPQVGSTVGSDYVGTVVEKGSKAGTEITVGDRVAGAVHGAWEVGVGAFAGYLTTVPESVTRIPSNVPDEEAAGIGITGYTAYFGLFQSQHLGLTPPEPTLTSLPPVDKTKKLLVWSGATSVGQFVIQFARATGLYVITTASPKHHDFLHELGAAETYDYSDETTPEKISEAHPDLVYAYDTFSEKGSQEASARALSKTQSSKLLVILAPSNEISNINKNIKATFFLFYSLGGQQIDIYHQHVSQEQADNDFAYLSKFTSSGTFTNLLAHGLVRPNRTSPQTGGLQAIPAGLDRLRNGQVSGEKFTYAVQ, encoded by the coding sequence ATGTCTTCGCAAATTCCCACTCATACCAACGCGTTAATCGTCAAAGGCAAGGGACAGACTGCTGTCCAGCAGGTCGACACGCCCCAGCCCAATGACAAGCAAATTCTTGTCCAAGTGCATAACGTAGCTCTTAACCCAACGGACTGGGCGCATATTGACTTTTTTCCGCAGGTCGGCTCAACCGTCGGTTCTGATTATGTCGGAACAGTCGTTGAGAAAGGATCCAAGGCCGGTACGGAAATTACTGTTGGCGACCGGGTGGCTGGCGCTGTCCACGGTGCTTGGGAAGTGGGGGTCGGGGCCTTTGCTGGATACCTGACGACGGTGCCCGAGTCAGTGACGCGCATACCTAGCAATGTGCCCGACGAAGAAGCCGCGGGTATTGGAATTACTGGGTACACTGCCTACTTCGGTCTCTTTCAAAGCCAGCATCTCGGCCTCACTCCGCCCGAGCCAACGCTCACGTCGCTGCCACCGGTCGACAAGACGAAAAAGCTGCTGGTGTGGTCGGGTGCCACTTCTGTTGGCCAGTTTGTCATTCAGTTTGCGCGAGCCACCGGGTTATATGTAATTACGACGGCGTCGCCAAAGCACCACGACTTCCTGCACGAACTCGGTGCGGCAGAGACATACGACTACTCGGACGAAACAACGCCAGAAAAAATCTCCGAGGCACACCCTGACCTTGTGTATGCATACGATACCTTTTCGGAAAAAGGTTCACAAGAAGCtagtgcgcgtgcgctttCCAAAACCCAGTCTTCAAAGCTGCTTGTCATCCTCGCGCCCAGCAACGAAATCAGCAATATTAACAAAAATATCAAGGCTACGTTCTTCCTATTCTACTCGCTGGGTGGCCAACAAATCGATATTTACCACCAACACGTCTCCCAGGAGCAAGCAGACAACGACTTTGCATACTTGTCCAAGTTTACTAGCAGCGGCACTTTTACAAACTTgcttgcgcacggcctcgtgAGGCCGAATCGC
- the ARC35_2 gene encoding Arp complex subunit (COG:Z; EggNog:ENOG503NV59), with protein sequence MTTVSTLWAFQAHPITREYRTRSQRRGADTDTPELEVDSSDDALDELADEGALPRDVGTSHASRPSSTAAEQVEDRRWLRTTNVVARAGSTQQTAELRTQQRAVQEARRAARGEHLPWRGDAAESARLLRVLKGLPPLGSTADADQLSDWEDALEGAKVQRVRYGEKDIVQIGRRRTLAEEEMSHHEDEIQRHVNLGVPSVPDISLPSELYGSYDDGLVAETSNWTDSRSMVLEDPRSTRPRRSLPHRWTPQRAPANAAAAAALDAIARQQTIQASPLAVQEEDLDADVEDLD encoded by the coding sequence ATGACCACCGTGTCGACGCTCTGGGCCTTCCAGGCCCATCCTATTACACGCGAGTATCGCACACGCTCGCAGCGTCGTGGGGCAGATACAGATACCCCGGAGCTGGAGGTCGACTCGTCAGACGACGCGCTTGACGAGCTAGCCGACGAAGGTGCACTGCCTCGCGACGTAGGCACAAGCCacgcctcgcgcccgagctccACGGCAGCAGAGCAGGTAGAAGACCGGCGGTGGCTACGCACGACCAATGTCGTAGCGCGTGCCGGCTCGACGCAGCAGACGGCTGAGCTGCGTACACAGCAACGTGCCGTGCAAgaggcgcgacgtgcggcgcgaggcgagcaCCTTCCGTGGCGCGGAGACGCCGCCGAAAGCGCACGGCTGCTGCGTGTACTCAAAGGACTTCCGCCGCTAGGCAGCACGGCTGACGCCGACCAGCTGAGTGACTGGGAAGATGCGCTGGAAGGGGCCAAGGTGCAACGTGTACGCTACGGCGAAAAAGACATTGTACAgatcgggcggcggcggacgctcgccgaggaggagatGAGCCACCACGAAGACGAGATCCAGCGGCACGTAAACCTCGGCGTGCCAAGCGTGCCCGACATCTCTCTTCCCAGCGAGCTCTATGGCTCCTACGACGATGGACTCGTGGCCGAGACGTCGAACTGGACAGACTCACGCTCGATGGTCCTCGAAGACCCCCGCTCCACgcgtcctcgacgctcgcTTCCGCACCGTTGGACGCCGCAGCGGGCACCAGCCAATgcggccgctgctgcggcgctcgatgcgatTGCGCGGCAGCAGACGATTCAAGCGTCGCCTCTCGCGGTCCAAGAGGAGGACCTAGATGCAGATGTAGAAGACTTGGACTAG
- a CDS encoding uncharacterized protein (EggNog:ENOG503NVNP; COG:S), translating to MVICKRRGCGVDFQPEAAKEAGQCTYHPGAPVFHEGLKSWSCCRETNKPVMEFDQFLALKGCATAPEHTTEAQAPAPTQVPGGKVASTAEVSQTAEALDNVKLKESAPAPSNPAPLAPMAAPKPSAPKEPAPEPKDPETLQAVPKGTRCQRPGCNFTAEDDIPMRDRANESCRYHRGTPIFHEGSKGYTCCKRRVLHFDDFLGIEPCTTAEHGHLFAPPVPKDGATVDCRIDHYETPADVRITVYAKSVVAENSTIDFGADEVRLDLELAPVGSITHTRRFARTLHPYAAIDPEKSSYTIGKMKLDMVLVKAASGQSWPALERGDPVYGYGVTFGNKR from the coding sequence GCAAGCGTCGGGGATGTGGTGTCGACTTTCAACCGGAGGCGGCGAAGGAGGCAGGACAATGTACCTACCACCCAGGTGCGCCCGTCTTCCACGAGGGCCTCAAGTCGTGGTCATGCTGCCGCGAGACGAACAAGCCGGTGATGGAATTTGACCAGTTCCTGGCCCTGAAAGGAtgcgcgaccgcgcccgagcacacgaccgaggcgcaggccccCGCACCGACGCAGGTGCCGGGCGGCAAGGTGgcgagcaccgccgaggTGTCGCagacggccgaggcgctcgacaatgtGAAGCTCAAGGAgtcggcgcctgcgccctCCAACCCGGCCCCCCTTGCGCCAATGGCCGCGCCGaagccgagcgcaccgaaagagcctgcgcccgagcccaAGGACCCCGAAACACTCCAGGCGGTGCCCAAGGGCACGCGCTGCCAGCGCCCTGGCTGCAACTTTACTGCCGAGGACGACATTCCGATGCGCGATCGCGCGAACGAGTCGTGCAGGTACCaccgcggcacgcccaTCTTCCACGAGGGCTCGAAAGGCTACACATGCtgcaagcgccgcgtcctgcaCTTTGACGACTTCCTCGGCATCGAGCCGTGCACGACGGCGGAACACGGCCACCTGTTTGCGCCCCCGGTTCCCAaggacggcgcgacggTCGACTGCCGCATCGACCACTACGAGACGCCGGCGGATGTGCGCATCACTGTATACGCCAAGTCAGTCGTTGCGGAAAACTCTACGATCGACTttggcgccgacgaggtgcgtcTCGACCTGGAACTGGCGCCGGTCGGGTCCATCACGCATACCCGCCGCTTTGCGCGTACGCTGCACCCCTATGCAGCGATCGATCCCGAAAAGTCATCGTACACTATCGGAAAAATGAAGCTCGATATGGTCCTCGTCAAGGCGGCGTCGGGCCAGAGCTGGCctgcgctggagcgcggcgatccTGTGTATGGATACGGCGTGACCTTTGGCAACAAACGTTGA